The DNA window tgatgattcgATGGATCAATTGCTGTTATAGCTGTTGCTATAACGTGTATCGAGGTTCGCCGAGTGAAAGGGGTGCTACGTGGACATGTGGACGATAACAAGGTCGTTGAGTTTGTTGGATCGAGTACTAGTAAAATAACGGAGGAGGGAGAAAAAAGATTCGGGATGATACCATGCACAgtctatcaatcaatcaatcacaaCATGAGCCTCGGCCCCAAATCTGGAGGCTTGATCAAATGTAAGATGGGATTGGCATGCCCCGTGTTCGGTGGTCGGCTTCGGCAGACATGACCGATGTGGAGGACGGTCTGTGGCGTCTGTGGCTGtgtaaaaaagataaagcACGGGGTAAATGGAGAGTGGAGACGGATGCGACCCCATGCCCCTCCCACATGGTTCAGTGACGTTGTTTAGGAGGCTATTATCTAACATTACTCGTCCAATATCTGCGCTGCGATATCCAACTTACTTTCTCCCATTTCAACTCCTTTCATCTACACCAATCATGCTTGTAGCGCATAATAAAGCACACGACACCCTAAACAACATGGATCAACAGGAACCACCAGAGTTTATTCTCGACGTATTTACTGATCCGCGCTCCGTTCGCGACGTTGTCAAAGGTCAGCTCTTGTCTCCTGATCGTCATCCTACCCTAGACAAACCACCCCGCTATCCTCGTGACAGCTTCAGCAGCGCTCTGCGCAACAAGACGGACTTATCATGATGAACCCAGTCTGACTTTCATACTATAGGTATACTTCATACGATATTCTTTCACAGATTCTTTCCTTCTCTAGTTCCTCAAACTCGTGAAGTTCTGGACCTCACCCTCCCCTATGTGGACGACGATGAGTTGGAGACCATGATAGAGCAGCGCGTCGCGGCTTTCGAGCGACAGATAGACACACAGCGCTCATCCGGCGGGACAAACAATGCCTCTGGTGGAAGCGCGACCGGTGGGCGCGGACAGTTGGTTGTGCAGTTCTTTGAGAAGCGCCGGCGTAAGGCCTGGTTATCTCGTGGGGATGAAGAGGTTTGCTGGGAATGTTGGACGATTAAAGTAACAGTCGCCGAGCCCAGAACAGAAAGCGGTACGCTTCAGGCTCCTTGGCTCACCCATGGGGATATCACTAATAACCAGATAGAGCGGGCCAAAGTTCGACGCGCGATGGAACAAACTCTTCTAACGACGGCGATGAAGATTGTTACGTTCGCAAACACCCATAAGGACCACATACCACCCATCACTACCCAAGGAACGAACCCGTTCCCATACAAGATTAATCTCGACCAGAAGGAAGCAACAGGCTGGGCAACACGAATGCGAATATACTGAAGAACTTGTTGAATGCTAGAAGTAATACTGAGAATTGGACTAGAGCGCTCTCTGATATCGAATTCATTAAGGGATAGGTGGCCTGAATCTTGTTCGTATTGACACGATTACGCAAACAGCGACTCGATCATGGGTTATAGGCCAGCGGATATATAGACCTGAGGCGTTTGTGGAGTTTGAAATCAGCGTTTAGACTTTTATCACAATTGATACCCATTTATCAAAACTAATCACCTTAAGTTTCTCTGGCTGGGAACGTCATACTGGCTATGTTGATTGCAAAAGTTACATCCAAGGTTTCAGCCTCGCATGCTGCGCAATAGCTAGACTAAGCAGAATCACCAGCAGACTCGAAGGCGAATCATTTGGTTTGTGGACCAAATACAGGATGCGCACAATAGAAGTGATAAAAGATTTGCGGCAAGGTTAAATACTAATATTGTGTCCATGTATGATAGATAGTAGCTATCGTGCGCAGTCAATCATATGTCTTGACCATGCCTATCCCTTCCCAAGTTGAGCTTTCCCCCCCAAAAAAAACATGTACCAAAAACGCGCAAACATGCAAGGTGATCCCTACCATCATTCCACCCAGAGAACCATCCAACACCGCGCAGGGCTACATAATGTAATGTAAAAGAGCAAAACCAGAGCATAAAACCATCAACGCAATCAAATACAGATCCCAAAAAATGCCTGTTCCGCAACCCAAGCCTTCAGAGCAAACACAACGCGCTCTTAAGTCATTACTTTCATCAACTGCTAGCTGTGAAGCCAATCCGAGTACTTGATTTAAGCCAAGTCTCGTTGTTCTAGTCCATACCGGACACAACCCAATATCCCCGAGTTATGGTTGGGCGTAGACCAGGCCACCTTCCAAGAAATTGCTCGTGTTGTCTTCTTTCGTCAAATCGTGAATGTCATGCATAATTATGCTTATTTCGTCGTCTTGCCACGTTCGTTTTTATAATGTTCTCTTCGTCTTAAAATTGTGTTGAGAAGCTTCGGGGTAACCCGGGCTTGTTATTCCTTGAGGtgttgtttttgtttgcCTGTGATGTCGATCCGATCTTATCAAAACCCTTAAATATGTCGAAACTAGACACATCCGTTGAAACACCAGGGCTAGGAGGCACAAATTCCAGTTGACCCAGAAGAGCTGATGATGCCCAATCGGTGCTATCCAAGTTGACGTTCAAAAAGTTGGCGAACTTGGAGGGAGACTGATTGTTACGGATGGGAGATTCCTGAAACATCTTGCTGGGAGAGCTCAGGCCTTCAAACGCCTTGCTTGGTGTATCGAATTGAAGAGACTGCTCCGGGGGTCTCAGAAGAGGTGCAGAAGCAATAGGCTTCTTGGTCGCCGAGTTGGTGATGTCGCCTAGGACCGATGCAGACACGGTGCGATCAAGTCGAGCGCGCTTGGTTGTGCGCTTGATGGGAGATCCAGCATCAACCGAACTCATAGCCGCAAAAGTGGCATCATCAAGGCCATCAAAGCCAGCGAGATCTTGACTAATGGTAAAGTCCGCATCACTCAGAATAGAGGCACCGAAAACTGATTGGTAGACATCTGTGCCCAGATCGAAAGCAGGGCTATAGGGTGTGTATTCAGAATTGCCCCCAACCTTGCGCTCAGGCGACTGGAGCAAGTTTCGCATTCTGTCACGATGGATTCGAAGATTTGTATTGGGAGATGCTGATGGAGGGGGCCGGGGCGGTGGGTTTAGTTTGACCATAGGCGTAATCGGTGGTAGCATCTGCTTATCGTAGGCTGGTCGTAGAGGAGACGAAGAGACGGGCGGCATGACGGAGTGATAGCGTGTCTTGCTTGGGCTGAAAGGCGAAGAGTTTCGAAGACGAGCAATCTCTTCCTCTGCGCGACCCCTTGACTTGTTACGTGGGCGGTCAGCCTCCGACGTCAGCATGAACTTCTGACTGGGCCTAATGGCTGATGATTCGAGAGAAGAGATGTATCCACTATCGTCCATGGATGCAAATTTGCGCCTGTGTGATCGTgagacagacgaggccgggTTTCGGGCAGCCGGAGGGGGTGTGTTGCTACGATGATCCACATGTCGGGAGACAGGCGGTGACGAATGGATAGCGGCAGGAAGTGGCGAGTAGAGATACGATTCGAGAGAAACGTCGAGGTCAGCCTTGTCCGCGACATCCTCAGGACCGATGTTATCGGAGACGGGAATGGTGGCATCGGACGAAAGATCTACAGGCATCGACATGGTGGCCTGAGACGTGGGAAGGGGTGGTAAAACGGAATGGCTGACGGGAACCGGGGGAGGCAGCGTGGGTTCCTGGGTTGATGCAGAAGCCGGGCGAGAAGGCTCGAGGCGACTAGATATAACGTGAAGACTGTCCGGGCCAGAGGCAGATTTGCGAGTAGGCTTCTTGTTCAGGTATTGCGCTTCGTAACCGGGCTTGATGACCCAGTAATGGCCTTTACCAGGGTCGTCCTTGGGTCTCTCGACTTTCATAAAGGCCTTTTGTAGACTTAGATTGTGTCGAATGCTGTTTTGCCAACCGGCATCGGTAGGGCTGTAGAAGGAGTAGTTGTCGCTGATCCAATTGTAAATCTGAGAGAGCGTGAGCTTTCGATTGGGAGATCGGAAGATGGCCATGGCAATCAAGTCGGCGTAACTAAGGGCAGGCTTGCTACCGTCATCGACAATAGGAGGGAAGGAGTCGTGGGGAGGAACGACCGTCGCGTCTGCCGCGGTTTCGACTGTAGCAGTCATTGGCTCGGATTTTGTCTTCTTGGTAGATCTAGAATCTTTGATAGGAGCGGCCTCCATGAGGGCGCGCTTTCCGTTCGGCTTTTGGTAGTAGCTCTCGACTGACATGTCAATGGCAGGAGGTGTTGGGAAAATTTGGGGGTGGACATTCTCTTTGCCAAAGTCCCAGCCCATGTCGAGGACGTGCTTTTGAGGACCCGTCTTAAAATTCGAGAGGTAAGGCTTCTTTTGCAGGGAATCCGTGGAGTGGCCTCGTCTTGATGGAGGCGCCATGGGGACCATGTTTAATTTGTTGCCTTGCGAGGTCGTCAAAGGTATTTGCGATGCGGAAGCATGTCTCTGCTTGTAGGGTGAGTGCACATTGTGGGAGGCGGTGGGTGGGTTGAAGACGAGGTTTGAGGTTGAGCTAGTCAGGGGCCTTCGGGCTTGCTTCGAGACTGATGGCATAGGAGCGTGACTAGTCATGGGCGTGGCATTCTCGTCCTGGTATATTTGCAGCGGCCCAGATGAACTGGGAAAACGCGTGTGTTTGCCCATGGTGGTAAGAGCAAAAAGCTCAATATGGGTACAGTCGCGCGGTGAGACggagcaaaaaaaaaaggttgaACCAAACGTGGGACTTTTAATGGAGGTTAGTAAGGTAAGTCGATACCGGGGACGGGAAGTGGAAGGGGATGACGGTAAGATAACGGCGAAGGTGGGAATAAGTGAGTGGACACCGGCAGAGACTAATAGGACGAGAGTGCATGACGAGACAAGACGGTAagggaagaaaagacaagggaagggaagggaaggaCTTTAGTTACTCACAAGGATACGATGGACGGACCGTGAAGTTCAAGGTCGCAGTGAGAGTAGAAAGTGGAGCCTGCCTGGACAGGGCTGTCGTGAGTTGGTCTGGGCGCTCAATAGGACGAGCAGCCGGTATTGGTTTTGGTGTAGTTATCTGGGGTTCACGGTTCACGGTCTCTGAGAAGTGGTCCGAATATAGAAGCGAGTTTAGGCGGTCGAGGAATATATGTCCAAGTCGCGTCGACAGGAGATTATGAACAGAGCAAGAGCGGCGTTAGAATATATGCGAAATCTTGCAAATCCGGTCAAGACGATGTACAATAAAGATGAAGTGGTGAGAGTGAGAGTTGAGAGCCGGTGTAGCAAGCGCAAATGGTGAATCAAACAAGGGCCGAGTCGAAATGCGATAGAATGTGGgttattacttttactctCTAATGATTAGGCGATGATAGATGTCGATTAATCGAAAGTGAAGAGAGAAAGGAATAAGCAATAGAATAAAAAGGCTCGTAAGAAAACGGAAGAGTATGTAGAAGTGCAAGAGTTGAGGGTGAGGGAGAGTGTGAGGAAGTTGAGGAGAAGAGAGCAGAGAGATGATTGAATGATGCAGCCAAGCAAGGTGTGAGGTGAGTTTGGTACCTAGACGCAAACCAGACCACACCGGGCGGGCAGGCCAGGAAAGAAAAGGCCTTTGGTTTGGGGGGGTTTAGCTGGCAGCTGGCAGCAGCTGGCGGGCGGAGGCAGAACACGGCACTGTACTGTAGCGTAGCGTAGCGTCTGGCCGCAGTGTGTGTGGCCTAGTAGTGGAGACTCTTGAACTGGGCGCAgggaggatgatgagaacAGAACGATTCAGCGCCAGGGATTGGATGGAGAGCGCCCAGGCTGACACGACACGCCGAGGAACAGCCAAAGAGGGGACGCTGCGTGAGCACTGTCTCTCTTTTGCCTTGGTAGTATAAGATTGAGTTGAGTGCAATCAAATCAGTCAACGGACAAAGCGAGACGAGACTGATGTCATGGGGAAATGGTTTTAGAGTCTAGTTTATTTGAGGTCTGAGCCTCAAATCTCGGATGACGGTCAAACAAATCTGGTGATGATAATATGAAcgggaagagaagaaaaaaagaggaggGAGGGGaaacagaacaagaagatgTCGAGATGCACAACGATAGGACAGGATACTGTGCTGTACAGCACGATAATCAGATGGGAAAGGGCGTGTGCAGCACAAAAGCGAGGGCGTACAGCTGCTTGTTTCGGGAATGGacgattgattgatgtgaAAGAAAGCCTGAGCCGACCAAAGGGAGGCCCAAGATGGAGCTCTCAACTCGAGGTGAGCAGTTGAGGTGTGGGTCGAAGGGAAAACCAGGGGCGTGCGACGCGTAGAAATCTACAGGGATCGTAACGCTATCTCCTAAGGCTACATAACGCCTGTGGGGCTCACGCTAAATTGCGCACCCTCTACCTATTAGCTCTATACTTCCTCTATTATCTTCTCTTCAGAGGCAGAAATGTATCGACGGCAGAGGCTTTTTGTGGCAAATATACTGATACTTTCAGCTTCTTGCAATATCTATTAGGTGGCAAGTCTTCTTTGTCCCATAGTTAACCGATTGGGCATACGAAGAAGAGGGTGTCGTATCCACAGGCGTTATGTAGCCTTAGGAGATCAGACCAAAAAAAGGTGAATTGAGTGGATGGAGGCGGGATATCGATTTGCAATCGCAtcacctccaccaccacctcaaACGAAGCGAAGCGAAGCGAAGCGCCCTCGTCCTCGGTGGTCGACGCGCGCGTTCAATCAGAAAATTTAATTGGCTAAAAGTGTCAAAGAGATTTAGAGATACGAATGAAACTTGGCTGGATTGAAGCGGGGGATTGGATGCtgaaagaaaagagacaaaGAGAGACAGAAAGACACAGAGACAGACAAAAGCCTCGTTTCTCGCTGCCGTCGAGTCAAGTCGGCCAAAACACATAACTCGGCTTCGCGATGAGACATTCACCCGTCTTGTCTGAGGGGAGGCGAAAAGAGGCCATGCAATGGGCCGTCCAGTCCAGCCAGTCCTTGGAAAGGGAATGTCATGTTGAGCTGGGTAAAATAGCTCGAGGTTAAATGAATTCATTATGCGACCAGTTATTCAACCTGACCGGCCCTGTTGCTGATCATGCTATGCTAACTACCTATGTATTCACGGTCTCTAGGTTTTGTGTGTTTGGGCCAGATTTTGGCACCTCTTTATTGAATGATAACCAGATGGCGCCTTAATGGGCTGCATACAGTAGTCAGTGTATGAAACTTGATACGTGTGTATGCATGTAGGGGTAGTGGAGATAATGACACCAGCAGATCTCGATCTTTGCTCTAACAATGTCCCATCTTTACCTACATACCTACATATCCTACCTCCAGACTGACCCTCCCTTGCTCCGGATTGTCGCTGCCTGTTTATTATAACCGCGCAGTAGTGTCATTTCTGAAAAAGTGGTGCTTCCAAGGTGAAGCGATGCGAGACAATGCGAGGTCAAGaggcgatgcgatgcgaatatgctgtgcttgtgcttgtgcttgtgctgatgttgatggtCCTGCTTCCGGATCAGACACTGGGATTGTGCTTTGGTGCCGATCATATCTTGGGATGCGAAAGTCTGTACGTACGGATACACGAGATGGACCGGACATGGGTATGTACATACTGTACTGTATATGCTGGAGTGAACTCGTACGGTATCACGGGTAGAGGATCTGACTTGTTTCACACCTTTACTCATCATGATTTTTACGTACATGTATTTCTCTTGTCAAATATCACACACAGATTGACGTTTGACAGCTGGCACTTGGCAGCCCATGatagaaaagtaaaagaggaagagggaaaaaagCATTTCAGATAAACGAGAACGCCAACCTTGTCCATGCTATACCTTAATCAGAACAGCAGCCAGCCACGTTCAATAGTAACCGTGATCTAATGTTAGAGATGCCGAAAGCTACAGatgcatccatccatcctaACAAAGATAAATTCTTCATCAATTCAGGGCCCAACGTGTCCTTTCTTATCAATATCCCtcatggaaaagaaaagtctCCCACACTCTTGCTTCTGTACTGTGCAGTACCCTACAGGCATAAACTTCCACCAGGGTATCCATCCATATCGGTAGAATGTAACGGGAGAAGATCACGGAGCATAATCCTCCCCCGCTCGAGCCCATTGTTCTTTACAGGGTTCCTTAAATAATGATTGGCCAGGTTGGAATGCTTGCTTGGCGAAACCAAGGCAGTTCAAAGTCCAAGAAAGAACCGTTTTTGACATTGTGACTGGGATTGGGCTTGACCTGAGGCGCCATCCTCTTTGGTAAAACGGCCGCCAAAAAGgacaaaagaaagaaagagtcAAACGACGACCCGACCGAGGATCGAGGATCGAGACCGGACCAGGTCGGATCAGGGCAGGACAAGGTCAATGCGCAaggttcttgttcttcttttttccaaATCAAAGATTGTGTGTGGATGGAAGTGAGATCTACTGATCGACTTCAAGTTGATCTGGTCGTGTCTTTTGGTCGACGACAACGCGTATCTCTTGTTTGGATTGTAGTTGACAAGAGCCAATCACAATTACCTAGTCAACATAAAGGGCTTACAGGCTGcatgaaaagaagaaaagcaaaaaagTGCATCcatctcagatttgatttcATTAGTATGTATGTGCCTGAAAAGGTTCTTACAGAACTGCACAGCACGCATAGTACTGcatatacctacctagctgCAGTTCGCAGTCAGTacataccttagtaccttagttACTACCTTCCTATTCCCCGCATTGCTT is part of the Fusarium poae strain DAOMC 252244 chromosome 4, whole genome shotgun sequence genome and encodes:
- a CDS encoding hypothetical protein (BUSCO:51044at5125); protein product: MDQQEPPEFILDVFTDPRSVRDVVKVPQTREVLDLTLPYVDDDELETMIEQRVAAFERQIDTQRSSGGTNNASGGSATGGRGQLVVQFFEKRRRKAWLSRGDEEVCWECWTIKVTVAEPRTESERAKVRRAMEQTLLTTAMKIVTFANTHKDHIPPITTQGTNPFPYKINLDQKEATGWATRMRIY
- a CDS encoding hypothetical protein (BUSCO:8524at5125), which produces MGKHTRFPSSSGPLQIYQDENATPMTSHAPMPSVSKQARRPLTSSTSNLVFNPPTASHNVHSPYKQRHASASQIPLTTSQGNKLNMVPMAPPSRRGHSTDSLQKKPYLSNFKTGPQKHVLDMGWDFGKENVHPQIFPTPPAIDMSVESYYQKPNGKRALMEAAPIKDSRSTKKTKSEPMTATVETAADATVVPPHDSFPPIVDDGSKPALSYADLIAMAIFRSPNRKLTLSQIYNWISDNYSFYSPTDAGWQNSIRHNLSLQKAFMKVERPKDDPGKGHYWVIKPGYEAQYLNKKPTRKSASGPDSLHVISSRLEPSRPASASTQEPTLPPPVPVSHSVLPPLPTSQATMSMPVDLSSDATIPVSDNIGPEDVADKADLDVSLESYLYSPLPAAIHSSPPVSRHVDHRSNTPPPAARNPASSVSRSHRRKFASMDDSGYISSLESSAIRPSQKFMLTSEADRPRNKSRGRAEEEIARLRNSSPFSPSKTRYHSVMPPVSSSPLRPAYDKQMLPPITPMVKLNPPPRPPPSASPNTNLRIHRDRMRNLLQSPERKVGGNSEYTPYSPAFDLGTDVYQSVFGASILSDADFTISQDLAGFDGLDDATFAAMSSVDAGSPIKRTTKRARLDRTVSASVLGDITNSATKKPIASAPLLRPPEQSLQFDTPSKAFEGLSSPSKMFQESPIRNNQSPSKFANFLNVNLDSTDWASSALLGQLEFVPPSPGVSTDVSSFDIFKGFDKIGSTSQANKNNTSRNNKPGLPRSFSTQF